The genomic interval TTAAACAGCGCAGCACTGGGAATGAGGATGAAAGAAGAAGAACAAATTAAAAGAAAAAATGCCCCCATAAAACCGGGGGCATCTCAAAATGATCAGACTCTTTATTTAAGGATTAGCCCCTCCTTTACTTCTTTTCAAAGCCTCTAAATAATAGTAATCTGCATAAATAATGGGCACATCTATTTCAGATTTCGCAGGTTTATGACCAGTGCTATGTGCTAAAATAAATCCATCATTAGTTCCGGCACTGCTTGTGTAATTTTTAATCAGGCTGTTCAGGATCTGATCTGCCGTTTTTCTATAGCTTTTACCTTCTTTACTATAGCCACTCAATTCATATAAACCTGAAGCAGTAATCGCTGCTGCTGATGCGTCTTTCGGTGAATTTGGAATTTGAGGGTCGTTATAATCCCAGTATGGTACTTTGTCGGCAGGCATTGCCGGGTTACTCAGCATAAATTTAGCAATACCCTCTGCTTGCTTTAAATAAGCGACATCTTTAGTTTCACGGTAACATAAGGTATAGCCATATAATGCCCATGCCTGTCCTCTTGCCCATGCAGACGGATCGCTATAGCCCTGAGCAGTTCCTTTCCATTTAACAGCGCCTGTTGCAGGATCGTAATCAACCACATGGTAAGAGCTATAATCTTTTCTGAAATGGTTTTTAAGTGTAGTATTTGCATGACTAACTGCAATTTTATAAAATGAAGAATCTCCGGTCAGTTTAGTTGCTTCAAAAAGTAATTCCAGGTTCATCATATTGTCGATAATTACAGGGAACTGCCATTTATCAGCATTATGATCCCAGGAACGGATCACGCCTGCCACCGGGTTAAATCTTTTGGAAAGACTTTTTGCAGCTTGTATAATCACTGATTTATAACTTGTGTCCCCGGTTAAACGATAACCGTTACCATAACTGCAATACACCATAAAACCTAAATCATGTGTTCCGGTATTGAACTGTTGCGGTGCCAGTTTTTGAGTAAATTCTTTAGCTGGTTCCAGCCATACAGGATTTTTGGTCAGCTCATACATATACCAGAGCATTCCTGAAAAGAAACCACTTGTCCAGTCTTTCCCGATTACTAATTTCAATTGGTTATTTTCCAGTGTACGTGGCGCAATAAATTTTGGTTCTGCTGCGATGGCCTTTACTGAGTTTTCAAGCAATATTTTCATTTGTTTTTCAGCAGGGACCAACGCTTTGGCTACATTCACATTTTGTGCATTTACGGTGCTTCCGGCAGAGAGACACAGTAAGGTAATCAGTGTTAAGTTTATTTTCAATTTCATCTATTTATTGATTTGTACTTGTTTATTGTTTTAAATGCAAGCTGGTTTATAACCAGATCAGCAGATGGCGGACAGGCAGATTCCTGATGATTTCTGCCACCTTTGGTTAAAGATAGTGTATTCGAAGCACCAGCCAGTAATTTAAAATTATGTTGATCAGCCAGCTTTAAATCAGAAGTAAACTGAAATAATTTGATTTTAACGGGCTGAATAAATTAATCTGTGCCTGAAATGTTCCTATAGAGGCTTCAAAACAGGATATCATTTATTTTTCACAAAATGTAACTTCAGATAGCCCCCTCCTGTCTTATGGATATAGATTAACGCATGATACTGGAAATTAAAAATCTCACCAAGCAATACAACAAGCATAAAACAGGGCTTACAGACTATTCTATCACACTCGAAAATGGAATCCTGGGTTTATTGGGGCCAAATGGAGCAGGTAAGTCTACGTTGATGAAAATTATCTCAACCATCAGCAAACCTACACAAGGCACTTTGTTTTTAGATGGCGTGGATATTGTCAATAATCCCGGTCATATCAGAAAAATTCTTGGTTATCTGCCTCAGGATTTTGGAGTTTATCCTAATCTTAATGCTTATGAATTTCTAAAATATATAGCTGCAATGAAGGGTGTTGGCGGCCGGGGTTTAAATCAGCGGATTGAGCTATTATTGGAAGGTGTAAACCTGATGGCCGATGCAAAAAGACCAATCGGTACTTATTCTGGTGGTATGAAACAGCGTATTGGCATTGCCCAGGCCTTATTGAACGACCCTAAGGTCTTAATCTTTGATGAGCCGACGGTAGGGCTTGATCCCGAAGAACGGGTAAGGTTTCGCCAGCTGATCGCAGAACTGGCAGATGATTGTATCATCATCCTTTCCTCACACATTGTTTCAGATATTGAAACTATTGCAGATGAAGTAGCTGTAATGCAGGGTGGAAAGTTAATCACCAAAGGTAATCAGCTGGA from Pedobacter sp. WC2423 carries:
- a CDS encoding glycoside hydrolase family 88 protein, whose product is MKLKINLTLITLLCLSAGSTVNAQNVNVAKALVPAEKQMKILLENSVKAIAAEPKFIAPRTLENNQLKLVIGKDWTSGFFSGMLWYMYELTKNPVWLEPAKEFTQKLAPQQFNTGTHDLGFMVYCSYGNGYRLTGDTSYKSVIIQAAKSLSKRFNPVAGVIRSWDHNADKWQFPVIIDNMMNLELLFEATKLTGDSSFYKIAVSHANTTLKNHFRKDYSSYHVVDYDPATGAVKWKGTAQGYSDPSAWARGQAWALYGYTLCYRETKDVAYLKQAEGIAKFMLSNPAMPADKVPYWDYNDPQIPNSPKDASAAAITASGLYELSGYSKEGKSYRKTADQILNSLIKNYTSSAGTNDGFILAHSTGHKPAKSEIDVPIIYADYYYLEALKRSKGGANP
- a CDS encoding ABC transporter ATP-binding protein, with product MILEIKNLTKQYNKHKTGLTDYSITLENGILGLLGPNGAGKSTLMKIISTISKPTQGTLFLDGVDIVNNPGHIRKILGYLPQDFGVYPNLNAYEFLKYIAAMKGVGGRGLNQRIELLLEGVNLMADAKRPIGTYSGGMKQRIGIAQALLNDPKVLIFDEPTVGLDPEERVRFRQLIAELADDCIIILSSHIVSDIETIADEVAVMQGGKLITKGNQLDIIKYAENKVFEVLIEPASLAAFKSKYLVIDTARQSDQVRVRYISDLNVIAPFSTPVKVGLEDAYLFLTQSHV